The following proteins come from a genomic window of Synechococcus sp. BIOS-E4-1:
- the thiD gene encoding bifunctional hydroxymethylpyrimidine kinase/phosphomethylpyrimidine kinase: MKAHHITPPIALTIAGSDSGGGAGIQADLRAFMAFRVHGCSALSCVTAQNTCGVDRVDPIPPAGLEAQLQAIQNDLAVDALKTGMLLNAELIQTTAELLRHWTIPKVIDPVMVSRTGAVLLEADAIAALRQNLLPLATLLTPNRHEARLLSGHELNNDSDTEKAAAIIHAQGPAAVLIKSGSDRSQGGRDLLFNGQPHWLEEGTWVDTPHTHGTGCTLSAAVTAGLALGQDLEEAIARAREYVKRGLKQALAIGQGQGPICHWVEIRDIKESD, translated from the coding sequence ATGAAGGCCCATCACATCACTCCACCGATCGCCCTCACCATCGCGGGAAGCGATTCAGGAGGAGGGGCTGGAATCCAGGCTGATCTGCGCGCCTTTATGGCCTTCCGGGTGCACGGCTGCAGCGCTCTCTCATGCGTCACCGCACAAAACACCTGTGGAGTCGACCGGGTTGATCCAATTCCGCCCGCAGGCCTGGAAGCACAGCTGCAAGCCATCCAGAACGACCTGGCTGTCGATGCACTGAAAACCGGGATGCTGCTGAATGCCGAACTGATTCAAACCACTGCTGAGCTGTTACGGCACTGGACCATCCCCAAGGTGATCGACCCTGTGATGGTGAGCCGCACCGGTGCAGTACTGCTTGAAGCTGACGCGATCGCGGCGCTTCGCCAAAATCTCCTGCCGCTGGCAACCCTGCTCACCCCGAATCGCCATGAAGCCCGACTGCTCAGCGGCCATGAGTTGAACAACGACAGTGACACCGAGAAAGCGGCCGCCATCATCCACGCCCAGGGCCCTGCGGCGGTTCTGATCAAAAGCGGCAGTGATCGATCCCAGGGTGGCCGTGATCTGCTGTTCAACGGCCAACCCCACTGGCTTGAGGAAGGCACGTGGGTGGACACGCCACATACCCACGGCACAGGCTGCACGCTGTCAGCAGCCGTCACCGCAGGACTTGCTCTTGGCCAGGATCTCGAAGAGGCGATTGCGCGGGCGCGGGAGTACGTCAAACGAGGCCTGAAGCAGGCCCTGGCCATCGGACAGGGTCAGGGACCGATCTGCCACTGGGTGGAAATCAGAGACATTAAAGAAAGTGATTGA
- a CDS encoding Nif11-like leader peptide family natural product precursor, which yields MTSPIEDLLAHLEANPEVRNAIITATTLEEATEIAENAGFKIDAKDLCNAHKDELLELSDEELEVIAGGKYTATPGQPPGTTQGCPGTAHTLDIAHGEKCGQSPLSSAP from the coding sequence ATGACTTCACCAATAGAGGATCTACTCGCTCATCTTGAAGCCAATCCCGAAGTGCGTAACGCAATTATAACGGCAACTACACTCGAAGAAGCGACTGAAATTGCGGAAAATGCTGGATTCAAAATTGACGCGAAAGATCTATGCAATGCTCATAAAGATGAACTCTTAGAATTATCTGATGAGGAATTAGAAGTTATTGCAGGTGGAAAGTATACAGCCACCCCTGGTCAACCCCCGGGCACCACCCAAGGCTGTCCCGGGACCGCACATACGCTCGATATTGCTCATGGTGAGAAGTGTGGTCAATCACCTTTGTCTTCTGCTCCATAA
- the nth gene encoding endonuclease III, with protein MNKGERARVILDRMNEHYPETPIPLDHSDAFTLLIAVLLSAQCTDKKVNEVTPALFSAGPTPAAMAALDETEIHSHIRQLGLAKTKARNVHKLAHILVNVHGGAVPQSFEELEALPGVGHKTASVVMAQAFGVPAFPVDTHIHRLAQRWGLSKGDSVVKTEADLKALFPREHWNRLHLQIIFYGREHCTARGCDGTVCKLCRELYPKRRKPVIWRKP; from the coding sequence ATGAATAAGGGCGAACGGGCCAGAGTGATCCTCGATCGGATGAACGAGCACTACCCCGAGACGCCGATTCCCCTGGATCACAGCGATGCCTTCACGCTGCTGATCGCCGTTCTGCTCAGTGCCCAGTGCACCGACAAGAAAGTGAACGAAGTCACTCCAGCACTGTTTTCCGCTGGACCGACGCCCGCTGCCATGGCAGCGCTCGACGAAACAGAGATCCACAGCCACATCCGTCAGCTGGGACTGGCGAAAACCAAAGCGCGCAATGTGCACAAACTGGCCCACATCCTGGTGAATGTCCACGGCGGAGCGGTGCCACAGAGTTTTGAAGAGCTTGAAGCGCTTCCGGGTGTCGGTCACAAAACCGCCAGCGTGGTGATGGCGCAGGCCTTCGGCGTTCCCGCCTTCCCCGTGGACACCCACATTCATCGTCTGGCCCAACGCTGGGGGTTGAGCAAGGGCGACAGCGTTGTGAAAACAGAAGCTGATCTCAAGGCTCTCTTCCCCAGGGAGCACTGGAATCGACTGCACCTGCAGATCATTTTCTACGGCCGCGAGCACTGCACGGCTCGCGGCTGCGATGGCACGGTCTGCAAGCTATGCCGAGAGCTCTATCCCAAACGCCGCAAGCCGGTGATCTGGCGTAAACCCTGA